A genomic stretch from Chelmon rostratus isolate fCheRos1 chromosome 14, fCheRos1.pri, whole genome shotgun sequence includes:
- the serpinf2a gene encoding alpha-2-antiplasmin, protein MKLCLLLFLLCLCCPGLTEEPSPGTSDVSGPVEEEKTEEEVHSCGGAQLFSPEERRSIGAAIERLGLQLLEKLPIGPQQPNVILSPLSLALALAQLTLGARNETEKLLLKTLHAHNLPCYHHILGGLLPHFRNTSLEVATRMYLRPGFEVKLSFVEDSLARYQSEPVPLVSVEEVNQWVENATNGQIPNFLESIPHDVVLMLMNAVYFKGEWQTRFDPQVTSKGVFYLDNQNSVSVDMMKSAQYPLRLLDDPELGAQVASFPFKGNTSFLIIMPLPGRGNVSSVLPKLNISDLYRRLPQEKTMQVNLPKVKLQYRQELQEVLTSMGLGSLFSGPNLSGISDHPLKVTSVRHASTVELSEEGVEASATTVVTSMRSVSLFSVNSPFLFALIDDASLAPLFMGIVMNPAPDNNPMLHDDPHGNSTMSDQPVTDNSEHSNRLCSETEPAESSRVQSCSSPAGEREQLRHVKRLESTDGKKK, encoded by the exons atgaagctgtgtcttcttcttttcttgctgtgtctctgctgtccgGGACTGACT GAGGAGCCCAGTCCAGGAACTTCTGATGTCTCTGGTCCTGttgaagaggagaagacagaggaggaggttcACAGCTGTGGAGGAGCGCAGTTGTTCAGCCCTGAGGAACGCAGATCGATAGGGGCCGCTATTGAGCGACTGGGTTTACAGTTACTGGAAAAGCTTCCTATTGGTCCACAGCAGCCTAATGTCATCCTGTCACCTCTTAGCCTGGCCCTTGCCCTCGCTCAGCTTACCTTAG gtgcTCGGAACGAGacagagaagctgctgctgaaaacccTTCATGCCCACAATCTGCCATGTTACCATCATATACTGGGAGGCCTTCTACCTCATTTCAGAAACACATCGTTGGAAGTGGCAACACGCATGTACCTGAgaccag GATTTGAAGTGAAGTTGTCTTTTGTTGAGGACTCTCTGGCCAG GTACCAATCAGAGCCTGTCCCTCTGGTCTCTGTGGAGGAGGTCAACCAGTGGGTGGAGAACGCCACGAATGGTCAAATCCCCAACTTCCTGGAAAGTATTCCACATGACGTGGTGCTTATGCTCATGAACGCTGTGTATTTCAAAG gtgaATGGCAGACACGATTTGACCCCCAAGTGACCTCGAAGGGAGTGTTCTACCTGGACAACCAGAACTCTGTGTCGGTAGACATGATGAAGTCTGCCCAGTACCCTCTTCGCCTGCTGGATGATCCAGAACTGGGAGCACAG GTTGCCAGCTTTCCATTCAAGGGAAATACCAGCTTCTTAATTATCATGCCCTTGCCGGGCAGAGGAAACGTTTCATCTGTGCTTCCCAAACTGAACATCTCCGACCTTTACAGACGTCTACCTCAGGAAAAAACAATGCAGGTCAACTTACCTAAGGTGAAGCTACAGTACCGCCAGGAGCTCCAGGAAGTGCTGACCAGCATGG GCCTTGGCTCTCTGTTTTCGGGTCCTAATCTTTCTGGGATTTCCGACCATCCTCTGAAGGTGACCAGTGTCCGCCACGCCAGCACTGTAGAACTCAGCGAGGAGGGCGTGGAGGCGTCTGCCACCACTGTTGTAACCTCCAtgcgctctgtctctctcttctccgtcaactctcctttcctcttcgCCCTCATTGATGATGCTTCTCTTGCACCCCTCTTCATGGGCATCGTCATGAACCCTGCCCCCGATAACAACCCAATGCTTCATGACGATCCCCACGGCAACAGCACCATGAGTGACCAACCTGTAACAGATAATAGTGAACACAGCAACAGGTTGTGCAGTGAGACAgagccagcagagagcagcagggtgCAGTCATGTAGTTCTCCTGCTGGTGAGAGGGAGCAACTGCGGCATGTAAAAAGACTGGAGAGTACCGATGGGAAAAAGAAGTAA
- the serpinf1 gene encoding pigment epithelium-derived factor has product MSNVDRPGAEERMKRTTFLLVFGVVLSFCQAQSETGVDETGGEEEHVELFTTPQTKMGAATSDFGYNLFRALASRDAATNVFLAPISVSAVLTQLSMGGSERAQRQLFRALRYHTLQDPQLHNTLKDLLASVRAPGKGLSTAARIYLARRLRPKQEFFPLVEQQYGVRPKALQGGTRDMKDINDWVAQETGGKVQRFLTTSLPRSIGVNTVSAAYFKGKWVTRFGQSGAMENFQVEGGAPAQIAMMQQDNYPVKMGADSDLSCVIAQIQMQDDVSMFIFLPDEVTSNMTLLEESLTAEFVQDLSMTLLPAKVSLTLPSLRLSYSTDLLPLLSDLGLSDWLADTDLEKISTLSAKLSSVNHKVVMEMAPEGNQYPGTTSTASHLSYRVDRPFLFLIRDEASGALLFIGRVVNPKALTI; this is encoded by the exons atgAGCAACGTAGACCGTCcgggagcagaggagag GATGAAGCGAACAACTTTCCTGCTGGTGTTTGGAGTCGTCCTGAGCTTCTGTCAGGCTCAG TCGGAGACCGGAGTCGATGAGACGGGTGGGGAGGAGGAACATGTGGAGCTCTTCACCACACCTCAGACTAAGATGGGTGCCGCTACCTCGGACTTTGGGTACAACCTGTTCCGTGCTCTGGCGAGCCGCGATGCTGCAACCAATGTCTTCCTGGCCCCCATTagtgtgtctgcagtgctgaCGCAGCTCTCCATGG GAGGGTCTGAGCGTGCTCAAAGGCAGCTGTTTAGGGCTCTGAGGTACCACACCCTGCAGGACCCTCAGCTCCACAACACCCTGAAAGACCTGTTGGCATCAGTCAGGGCGCCCGGCAAAGGCCTGAGCACCGCGGCGCGGATCTACCTGGCAAGAC GACTTCGTCCGAAGCAGGAATTCTTCCCGCTTGTGGAACAGCAGTATGGAGTCCGTCCCAAGGCACTGCAGGGAGGAACAAGGGATATGAAAGATATCAATGACTGGGTGGCTCAGGAGACAGGCGGGAAGGTACAGCGCTTCTTGACCACATCCTTACCACGAAGCATTGGAGTGAACACTGTGAGTGCTGCCTACTTTAAAG GGAAGTGGGTGACTCGGTTCGGTCAGAGTGGAGCAATGGAGAACTTCCAAGTGGAGGGTGGGGCACCTGCACAGATTGCAATGATGCAACAGGATAACTACCCTGTGAAGATGGGGGCCGACTCAGATTTGAGCTGTGTC ATCGCCCAGATCCAGATGCAGGACGATGTCAGCATGTTCATCTTCCTGCCTGATGAGGTGACCTCCAACATGACACTGCTGGAGGAGAGTCTGACTGCTGAGTTCGTCCAGGACCTCTCCATGACGCTTCTTCCTGCCAAGGTGTCCCTCACTCTCCCCTCACTGAGGCTCAGCTACTCCACAGacctgctgccgctgctcagCGACCTGG GACTCTCTGATTGGCTAGCGGACACAGACCTGGAGAAGATCTCCACTTTATCTGCCAAGCTCAGCAGCGTCAATCACAAGGTCGTCATGGAGATGGCACCCGAGGGTAACCAGTACCCCGGCACCACGTCAACAGCAAGCCACCTGTCCTACCGAGTGGACCGGCCCTTCCTCTTCCTGATCCGGGACGAAGCTTCAGGGGCACTGCTCTTCATTGGCAGGGTGGTCAACCCCAAGGCCCTGACAatataa